The Nocardia sp. NBC_01329 sequence GTTCACAGTTGTCCAGCACCAGAATCGCCTGTCCGGCGATCGATCCTTCGCGGGGACCCACACCGACATCCAGGGCGACCGGATCGCGGGTATCGGTCCGGACCACCGATCGCAGCACATTCTCCGCGGAATCGCCGCAGTCGCGTTCGAGTTCGGCCAGGCGCGCCCAGTACACGGGCCGACCGGGATCACAGCGGCGCAGCGACTCGGCGGCGAGGCGGGTCTTGCCGATGCCACCCGGCCCGACCAGCGTGATCAGGCGAGCCGCCCCGGACCGCAGCAGGTCATGAAGGTGCGCCAGCTCCCGTTCTCGACCGAAGAACTCGGTCACCGGCGCGGGCGGTGCCGCGCCGTTCGGGTAGCTCACCGCCATAGGAACGTAAATTAGTGCACGTCGCCACGCACCGTCCGGGGAACCCGGTCATTTCACGACCGCCCCGTATTCGGGAAGCAGATAACGCTCAGCACATCACACACGCGGTCTGGCGATAGTGCATCTGGACCACCGCGCTGTCGAAGGTCAGCACATCCATCAGGCGAAGACCGGTGGTGTCGACCGGCGACCGGAACAGGGGCACCCCGCCCCCGAGCAACAACGGGTGCACGAAAAGCCGGAGTTCATCGATCAGTTCGTGCTCCAGAAAGCTGCGCGCGGTCTCGGCACCACCGAACAGCACCATGTTCTGACCTGCATCCTTGCGGCGGTTCACCTCGTCGACCAGGTCAGGGCCGATAACCCTCGTGTTCCACGAGGGGTCGCGCAGGGTCCGCGAGACGACCAGTTTCGGCGCGACGCGCCAGAATCGGGCGAAATCGACATAGAACGGGGAGACCGGGGCGAGATCGGCGGTCGGCCAGAACGCCGCCATGATCTCGTAGGTCTTCCGTCCGTACAGCAGGAGATCGGCCCGGCGGAGTTCATCCAGGTATTCGGTACAGAGCTCCTCGTCGACCACCGGCCAGTGCACCGCCTCGTCGGGCCCCTCCGTGAACCCGTCGAGCGAGATCTGCATCCACAGTGTCACGCTTCCCATTCCATGCCTCATCTACCGCATCAGGTGCCAAGAACCAGATTCTGCACCCGGACGCGACGTTACGCATCCGTAGGCGACGGAAATTTACCTAAGTACATGGGGTCGGCCGGATATCGAGTGTCCAGCGGAAGAGCCGCCGTCGAATGTACCGTCATCCAGCGAAAAGCTCGCGGACCCCGTTCCCAGTTCGGAGAAGCCGATGAGGTGACCGCGACAGCTCAGGGCTCAGTGGGTAGCTCGGCGAGTTCGCTGTCGCTGTCGATGTAATGCGCGACGAACCGGTTCACCAGCTCCGCGGCCGCCTTTCCGGGCAGAATGCGGGCGAGCTGCAGTTGTGTAGTCAGTTCGGCCAGGTCATCGGCGTCGCGCTCGGATTCCTGATACTTCTGCCAGGCCGTGCGATGGAAGAGATCGACGAAGCGCCGGGCCATCCGATCACTGTCGGCGCGCATGCGCTCGAGCTCCCCCAGCACCTCGGCCTCGGGGACCCCGGCGGCGGCCAGCTGCTCCGAGATCCGGATGAGCTGGCGGTCAGCGGGCCGATAGGTGGCGGCATCGACCGGTTCGTAGAGACCGGCGGCCACGATGCGCGCCAGCCCGTTGGGCACCGAGGCATACCGTTCCTGCAGGTCGGTGGCTGGAATAGTATCGCTGGGCGCGGTCGAATCGTCCGGTGGAGGTTCATCGGATTCCAGACCGCCGAGCAGCGACCCGACACCGAGAATATCTCCGAGGTCGTCGCCGCGATCCCAAGCTTTGAGAAGCTCCTTGATCCCGTTGAGCTTGATCCCGCGATCGAGCAGTCTACTGATCGTGCGCACCCGATTGAGGTGATCCGGGTTGTAATAGCCGGTGCGACCCTTGACCTGCGGCGGGGGCAGCACCCCCCGTTCGTGGTAAACGCGCAGGCTGCGCACGGTCGTGCCGGCGGCCCGCGCCAGCTCATCGATCGTGTACTCCGCACCAGCAGCCATATAACAAGGAAACCACAAAGCCGCGGCGACGACCTGCGCCGGACACGATCAAATGTCCGATTCAAAGCCTCCTGGTTCCAGATCTGCTCAGTTCGTCGCGCTCGAAGTAACGGCCCGTTGGGTATGGGTGCGGCGTTCGTCCTCCGACATTCCACCCCAGACCCCGTACGGTTCGCGGACCGCCAGCGCATAGCTACGGCACCGGTCCAGCACCGGACAGGTATCGCAGATCTGTTTGGCGCGGCGCACCCGAGCGGCACGAGCCCGGCCACGCTCACCCTCCGGGTGGAAGAACACCATCGACTCCAGCCCACGGCACGAACCGTGCAGCTGCCAATCCCATGCCTCGGAGGCCGGGCGCCGGTACTGGAAAACAGTGGACATACACAACTCCTCTGCCCGCGGATATGTAGCCCAGACTAATTAGCTCCCCACACTTGGGAATGCGACCTCACGCGACTCACCCGGCTTCCCGCCAGTGGTGATCGAGAGCCTTTTTCGGATGGGCCCGACCTCCCTATGCTGCGGTTATGAACGAGCTACCCGGCGCGCGAATAACTGTCGAAGCACGCGACCGCGCGTTACGGGAGCTGGCCGATCACCTGGGTACAGGCCGCTTGACCCTGGCTCAGTTCGAAGAGCGCACGGCAGCGGTGACGGCGGCGGAGACCATGCCCGAACTGGCCGAAATGTTCACAGATCTACCGGCCGCACCACCCACGGCCACCCCGCTCGACCCCACCGACCCAGCGCTCCTCTTTGCGGCACTCGCCGGCGTAGCAGCGGTGTCGGCACTGATCCTGGCACTCGTTTTCGGCGGCTGGCTTTGGCTACTTCTCCTGATAATCGTGCTGGTCAGCGTGCCGCTGATACCTGTGGCACTGGCGCGTCGGCGCCGCGCGACCCCGCTCCGTTGAGCATTCACCACCTGGTCTGCGGTCGTACGCTGTTGGCCAAATCGACCAACCTGTATCGATGGAGCCAATCGGGGGCGGTTCGTGCCACGGCCCGGAGCCTCGACTCGAGGCCGGCGCGCAACCCCGGAACGGTCAGCGGATAGCCGAGCAACGTGGTATCCGTCGCGGCCGGACGCTTGCGGGAACGCAGCCAGTCCAGTGCCGCACCGACCACCACGACCTGCAGCTGCAGGCTGCGAGGTTCGTCGGCCAGCTCCAGCCGGGAGGCGGCATCGAGCAGGTCGACCTCGGTGATCTCGTGATGTGGGCGCGAGACCAGTAACAGACTGCCGGTCATCCGCGCGGTGCCGTGGTGGCGTGAGGTATCCGGGACCTCGTCCAGGACATGTACCGCCTGCAGCAGCGAACTCTCGACCGCCAACCGACGCGCCAAGCCGAAGGCCGCGCTGATCACACCGTGATTGGTCTGCCAGACCAGCTGGTAGAAATTCGCGGCCGCGCGATGCCATCGATCGGTGTCGTCCGGGTCTGCGGGATTCTGCAGCACCAGTTCGGCGGTGGCCGCCAACGCCAGCGCCGGGGCGATCTCGCCGGGCAACATGGTGTGCACTTCGTCGAAGTGCATATAGGCGCGCTCGTAGCTCCCATCCAACAGCGACGTCACACCGGCGAACCACTCTATGCGCCAATCGGTTACCGCACGTGGGCGCAGGGTGTCGAGCAATGCGAGCGCCAGCGTCCGATCACCCAGATCGAGATGAGCGCGGATGGCGGCGAGCGCACCCTCGACTTCGAAGGTTTCCGGGGCGTCGATCGTGCCGGCGGCAATGCGCTCCGCGGTACGCCGGAGCGCGTCGAGGGTCTGGCGCGCGTCGCCGTGCAGCACCGGATTGAGCAACTCGACACTGGGATCGTCCGCGTCTATCAAGGGAACCGGAAGAGCCGCCACCACGGAAACGGCGTCCAGCGCAGGAGGGCGGTGACCGCCGTCCACCATCCCGTCGGTCTGGCCGATGAGGGCGTCTATGCCGAAATCACCGCGCAGCGATCCGAATTCGACCGAACCCTGGGGATGCTCACGCCCTGTCTCGGCCGCCAGAACCATCCGCAGCACCCCGGCCAGTTGGCAGTACATCGCGTAGGCGGAGGGAAATCGCCGCACCGGGTCCTCGTGCGTGGCACGAACCAGTAGACGGTGCAGGGAAGGGTGTCGCTGTAACACCGGATAGTCTTCGGGCGCCGGGACGTCGGCGCAATAGTCGCCGTTGGCGTCCTTACGCAGGTCGAGAACGAGCGCGGCGAGAGTACGGCCCACCGCGTAGATATCCGAGACCACGGTGGGCCCGGTTTCGATGATCTCCGGAGCCTGGTATCCCGGCGTACCGTAGATACTTCCGTAGGATTCCATCGCCGCGACGGCCCCGAGGTCGATGAGTTTGACCTCGTCGTCGGTGACCATGATGTTGTCGGGCTTGAGGTCGTTGTACGCCAGCCCGAACGAATGCAGATAATCGAGCGCGGGCAGGATCTCCATCATGTAGGCCAGGCTCTGGGCCACCGGGAGCCGTTCCGAGCCGGCCAGGTCCAGCAGCTTTTTCAGCGACCGCCCGCCCACGTACTCCATGACGATATAGCCGTCGGCCACATCGCGATCCGAGCGGTGCTTGACGAAGTTGTAGATCTTGACCACACCCGGATGGGTGATCTCGGACAGGAACTGCCGCTCGGCCAGCGCGACCACGTGCGCCTCGAAATCCTGTGGGTTCTGCAGCCCTTTCAGTACCACCCAGCGTTCGCTCACATTGGTGTCCACCGCGAGGTAGATCCAGCCCAGCCCGCCGTGCGCGAGGCATCCCTTGACCACATACTGGTCGGCCACGACCTCTCCGGGCGTGAGGGCCGGCCGGAAGTTGTACGGCGATCCACACCCCGCGCACTCCCCCGCCACGGTGCCCGGGCCGCTCGCGCCCGAACGTCCCACGGGCACCTGGCATTTCCAGCAGAACCGCTTCGGCTCCGGAACGATGGGATCCTCGAGGACCGCTGTCGCCGGATCGACCGGGTCGACCCGGGGCAGTGCGACCAGTCCCGCACCGAGCCGCCGTGAGCTCGGGCGTGACCGCGCGTTGCGTCCCGACAGTTCCTCTTCGAATCCCGAAAAGGGATCGAGATCGTCGTCGTCATCGGCGAGCAGCAACTCGTCCAGGTCGTCGTCGGGCCCGGCGAGGCTGTTGAGACGCGCGATATCGTCGCCGGTGAGGGCGGCGACTGCCTGGTCGAAATCCGAGAAGTCCGGGGCATTCGACGCGCCGGCGGTCAGCGGTGGCATCTCCGGGGGTCCGTCGACAGTGACCGGGACGAAAACACTAGAGGGGTTTGGTAGCGCCGCGGCATCGGTAGGGCTGCGGGGGGCGGCTTCGCCCGACTCGGCGAGTAACTCCTCCGCGGCACGCGTCAGCTCCGATTCCTGCGCGGCGAGCCGATTCGCGTTTTCATTGCTGGTCGTGCGCCGCGTCGACCAGCTGTGCGCGGTGCGGCGGGGCATCTCGGCCCCCGCTATCCGCCGCTTCGACCACGGCGGTACCACAGGACGCTCGGACGAGCTGGACTGCTCCGGCATGCACGACCTCTCAAACCCCGCGGAAGAACCGAGAATCCATTGTGATCCGGCGGTGCGGGCCGCGTTGGTGAATCGTTCCCTTCCTTGGGAATGCGTGTACCCCGGGTTCGAGAACCCGGGGTACACGTGCGACTCGCGGTAGGTTACCGCTGGTCTTCCGGTTCGTCCAGAATACGCACCGTGGTGGTCGGCTCTCCGGACGCGGCTGCCGCCGGGACCGAAGGCGTCTGACGCGCCGCGGCGAGTTCGAAGACCCGCTTGCGAGCCAGGAACCAGCCGCCGAACAGTGCCGGGACTCCGATCACGAGCATCGCGATCACTGCGTACCGCTGTTCGTGCTCGCTGCTGAACAGCATCAGCAGCACCACACCGACCAGGAACACCAGGGTGGCGTAACTGGTGTACGGGGTGCCCGGGAGGCGGAACTTGGGACGGGTCACTTTGCCGTCACGGGCCCATTTCCACAGCTGGAGCTGGCACAGCACGATCGCGGTCCACGAGAAGATGGTGCCCAGCGCCGAAACGTTCAGCACGATCTCGAACGCCTGCTCGGGAACGAGCGCGTTCAGCCCC is a genomic window containing:
- a CDS encoding dihydrofolate reductase family protein — its product is MGSVTLWMQISLDGFTEGPDEAVHWPVVDEELCTEYLDELRRADLLLYGRKTYEIMAAFWPTADLAPVSPFYVDFARFWRVAPKLVVSRTLRDPSWNTRVIGPDLVDEVNRRKDAGQNMVLFGGAETARSFLEHELIDELRLFVHPLLLGGGVPLFRSPVDTTGLRLMDVLTFDSAVVQMHYRQTACVMC
- a CDS encoding MerR family transcriptional regulator; this translates as MAAGAEYTIDELARAAGTTVRSLRVYHERGVLPPPQVKGRTGYYNPDHLNRVRTISRLLDRGIKLNGIKELLKAWDRGDDLGDILGVGSLLGGLESDEPPPDDSTAPSDTIPATDLQERYASVPNGLARIVAAGLYEPVDAATYRPADRQLIRISEQLAAAGVPEAEVLGELERMRADSDRMARRFVDLFHRTAWQKYQESERDADDLAELTTQLQLARILPGKAAAELVNRFVAHYIDSDSELAELPTEP
- a CDS encoding WhiB family transcriptional regulator yields the protein MSTVFQYRRPASEAWDWQLHGSCRGLESMVFFHPEGERGRARAARVRRAKQICDTCPVLDRCRSYALAVREPYGVWGGMSEDERRTHTQRAVTSSATN
- a CDS encoding DUF1707 SHOCT-like domain-containing protein, whose product is MNELPGARITVEARDRALRELADHLGTGRLTLAQFEERTAAVTAAETMPELAEMFTDLPAAPPTATPLDPTDPALLFAALAGVAAVSALILALVFGGWLWLLLLIIVLVSVPLIPVALARRRRATPLR
- a CDS encoding serine/threonine-protein kinase; this encodes MPEQSSSSERPVVPPWSKRRIAGAEMPRRTAHSWSTRRTTSNENANRLAAQESELTRAAEELLAESGEAAPRSPTDAAALPNPSSVFVPVTVDGPPEMPPLTAGASNAPDFSDFDQAVAALTGDDIARLNSLAGPDDDLDELLLADDDDDLDPFSGFEEELSGRNARSRPSSRRLGAGLVALPRVDPVDPATAVLEDPIVPEPKRFCWKCQVPVGRSGASGPGTVAGECAGCGSPYNFRPALTPGEVVADQYVVKGCLAHGGLGWIYLAVDTNVSERWVVLKGLQNPQDFEAHVVALAERQFLSEITHPGVVKIYNFVKHRSDRDVADGYIVMEYVGGRSLKKLLDLAGSERLPVAQSLAYMMEILPALDYLHSFGLAYNDLKPDNIMVTDDEVKLIDLGAVAAMESYGSIYGTPGYQAPEIIETGPTVVSDIYAVGRTLAALVLDLRKDANGDYCADVPAPEDYPVLQRHPSLHRLLVRATHEDPVRRFPSAYAMYCQLAGVLRMVLAAETGREHPQGSVEFGSLRGDFGIDALIGQTDGMVDGGHRPPALDAVSVVAALPVPLIDADDPSVELLNPVLHGDARQTLDALRRTAERIAAGTIDAPETFEVEGALAAIRAHLDLGDRTLALALLDTLRPRAVTDWRIEWFAGVTSLLDGSYERAYMHFDEVHTMLPGEIAPALALAATAELVLQNPADPDDTDRWHRAAANFYQLVWQTNHGVISAAFGLARRLAVESSLLQAVHVLDEVPDTSRHHGTARMTGSLLLVSRPHHEITEVDLLDAASRLELADEPRSLQLQVVVVGAALDWLRSRKRPAATDTTLLGYPLTVPGLRAGLESRLRAVARTAPDWLHRYRLVDLANSVRPQTRW